From a single Porites lutea chromosome 10, jaPorLute2.1, whole genome shotgun sequence genomic region:
- the LOC140949582 gene encoding uncharacterized protein: MVSSANSLSLEDSDSGRSFMLRCNSHGPKTEPCDTSGSTSSSSEDTPFSKTRYFLSTSFAQIQQLVQDAKSGYYWVHIKGKKTEVYCDMDNYGGGWTLVASINSSSNNHLLRAEVNCFNSTPCVEFTKTSISCRKLADQDIYEIATHEGTFRVDQVTNGYVGFFQNNQAYQEYPAKVCCPRIITSHVYPYQWESNCRGIRNGYFIVRHSCYRDLEIGYPITSDSMA, from the exons ATGGTGTCATCTGCAAATAGTCTATCGTTAGAAGATAGTGACTCAGGAAGGTCATTTATGTTAAGATGTAACAGTCACGGGCCTAAAACTGAGCCCTGTGATACATCAGGGAGCACTTCTTCATCGTCTGAAGACACTCCATTTAGCAAAACACGTTACTTCTTGTCG ACGTCATTTGCCCAAATTCAGCAGTTAGTCCAGGATGCTAAATCTGGCTACTACTGGGTTCACATTAAAGGCAAAAAGACGGAGGTTTACTGCGACATGGACAATTATG GTGGAGGATGGACGCTTGTTGCAAGCATTAATTCTTCCAGCAATAATCATCTTTTGAGAGCAGAAGTCAACTGCTTCAATTCAACGCCTTGTGTTGAGTTCACAAAAACTTCAATTTCATGCAGAAAGTTAGCGGATCAAGACATCTACGAGATTGCAACACACGAAG GCACCTTCAGAGTTGATCAAGTCACAAATGGATACGTCGGATTTTTTCAG AATAACCAGGCTTACCAGGAATACCCTGCTAAAGTCTG CTGCCCTCGGATCATAACGTCTCACGTCTACCCATACCAGTGGGAGTCTAACTGCAGGGGGATACGGAATGGTTATTTCATAGTTCGTCACTCTTGCTACAGAG ACTTAGAAATAGGCTATCCTATCACTTCAGATAGCATGGCGTAA